From Trichoplusia ni isolate ovarian cell line Hi5 chromosome 20, tn1, whole genome shotgun sequence, a single genomic window includes:
- the LOC113503947 gene encoding uncharacterized protein LOC113503947, whose translation MKVLESIYVNKKLQHELSYFNEDKPPCQENYDVIIRKKKRKKHNMNKTCKRTQQPSIAFLISKPCISKKIKAVATRTSMPELNKNTNSAPNRNRSYIGIHEQNAAPFHSKFTINMVSEYDKAVNPFFHSQTKWKIYRCQIGTTEESCCCSCNSDAMFEVMKSLYDCYKKKNCDHCECILCGHKHREERRLGELRKSLGVIEPTVSAKTLKEKVKAAEKLLEGKSTAEKEQILKDLVKSKQPLPTGKTSSEKSLIKKVRTELGLPPPPETAAAKAKMSKAQAAGLITPLEGKTAAEKEKILKAQAAMGIELPKGRTASEMALISKVKTASGIPVGVAPEMVQTAKAPGQITPLKGKTPAQREKVLRGLAMQGIPLPEGKTPSDRKLNDKVRADLGLPPEPKSKSIREKHTQAANIGLLQPLEGKTAAEKEKILQGFYDMGIPLPEGRTASEKALIAKIKAKSGAAEAVPSKQLAKGKGAGVLTPLKGKSPAEKEKILRGLAMSGIPLPEGRTASEKRLIDKVRADLGLPPEPRTPDMRKKHEQAAEAGILQPLEGKSLKEKEVNLRKLQDLGIPLPEGRTASEKALIAKILAELFTDKLAPSEKMRKAKAAGLITPLKGKTPDHKERILRGLAMYGIPLPEGKTASEKKLINKVIADLGLPPEATTPEARAKYEKAANVGILFPLEGKTQKQKEDILQGLYDMGIPLPEGRTASEKALIAKIKAKSRPSEAVPSKKLAKAKGAGVLTPLKGKSPAEKEKILRGLAMSGIPLPEGRTASEKRLIDKVRADLGLPPEPRTPDMRKKHEQAAEAGILQPLEGKSLKEKEVNLRKLQDLGIPLPEGRTASEKALIAKILAELFTDKLAPSEKMRKAKAAGLITPLRGKTPDHKERILRGLAMYGIPLPEGKTASEKKLINKVIADLGLPPEATTPEARAKYEKAANVGILFPLEGKTQKQKEDILQGLYDMGIPLPEGRTASEKALIAKIKAKSRPSEAVPSKKLAKAKGAGVLTPLKGKSPAEKEKILRGLAMSGIPLPEGRTASEKRLIDKVRADLGLPPEPRTPDMRKKHEQAAEAGILQPLEGKSLKEKEVNLRKLQDLGIPLPEGRTASEKALIAKILAELFTDKLAPSEKMRKAKAAGLITPLRGKTPDHKERILRGLAMYGIPLPEGKTASEKKLINKVINDLGLPPEATTPEARAKYEKAANVGILFPLEGKTQKQKEDILQGLYDMGIPLPEGRTASEKALIAKIKAKSRPSEAVPSKKLAKAKGAGVLTPLKGKSPAEKEKILRGLAMSGIPLPEGRTASEKRLIDKVRADLGLPPEPRTPDMRKKHEQAAEAGILQPLEGKSLKEKEVNLRKLQDLGIPLPEGRTASEKALIAKILAELFTDKLAPSEKMRKAKAAGLITPLRGKTPDHKERILRGLAMYGIPLPEGKTASEKKLINKVIADLGLPPEATTPEARAKYEKAANAGKLLPLEGKTRKQKEDILYGLHGMGIPLPEGRTASEKSLIAKFKAKLRAVAPSEKKPGAVAAGLKSPLEGKSPAEIEKLLRDLAMRGVPLPEGRSSSQKKLIEKIRNELGLPPEPTTASMKNKHVKAAEVGLLLPLEGKSPKEKEKILKGLLDMGVPLPEGRTSSEKALISKLKSKGAASITTDKIRKAKAAGLLTPLAGKSAEQRQKVVKGLAKAGLPLPEGKTSSEKSVIRKVKKETGIPDTTPSEKLRKAKAAGLLTPLEGKAPAKREKILRGRAAAGLPLPVGKSPSERALLQKIKDDTGHVTPSPSERLRRAKAAGLVTPLKGKSSTAKEKILKDMLAAGVPIPEGETSSEKELIKKLTAEHPKTPSVKVKPTKAAGVLSPLEGKTPAQKEKNLRGLVKARIPLPEGKTPSEKEIINKVRKDMGLPPEPKTPSLREKMRKAQAAGLLTPLEGKSAAQKEKIIKGLVEAGIPLPIGRTASEIALIERILAALNAPKVPSAKLRKAKAAGLMTPLKGKSAAERERILRGLADLGLPLPEARTASDRKIEDKVRTELGLPPEPKTPSMREKHEKASTAGVLVPLEGLSNAGKEKVLKAQLDLGLDLPEGRTPSEKALIAKVKGLGIKETASEKLRKAKSAGLVTPIAGKSAAQKEKIMRGLAEIGLPLPEAKSASDKALAHKVRTDLGLPPEPKTPSMKVKHEKASEAGVLVPLEGLSKADKEKVLKAQASMGLPLPEGRTSSEKEMIAKIRAESKRFAKIPSEKLRKAKAAGLLTPMEGKSKAQKEKLLRALAMLGIPLPEAKTVSDKKLTDKVRAELGVPPEPKTPSMKERHEKASADGVLIPLEGLPPAEKEKVLRAQFDRGMILPEGRTASEKALIAKIKGEKEPAKVPPEKLKKAKAAGLLTPLEGKSAADKEKIIKGLAEAGLPLPEGKTASEKSIIHKVRTQLGIPPPAKTPSEKAVVHKAKAEGLFTPISGKPPAEKEKILKGLAEAGLPMPVGQTASEKAMIKKIRSESGLPAQATASEKMGKIKTKSKKIGVAQGIAGEEYEDIKKTTKCDRGCGCDKKRIRFKHSYVKIRVTSPDISSLCSCPYECLPGVKSGAFIDNDGIKVTVGSAVGIPSYSGEDSYMTSHKIRNATFRGWADNRKAHFNDKKIKTLFDKNNKSPMMRFENLESECDVSEDRDDIFLNTTSSDVSDGSVFQLQYRLPHNVTESEQSYLYCEGWAGEPNEIFKTLRRFKSSGILYPEAVSNDYKITEGSSRSSFESVMIIDSETSLSLTTNSSDSMDTISVMSFADSSVTSNSSHYFGYQLFEDLYSHSSNEEERSISRIDYDTYGTVTSNSNHLLRESAPFTSHLNNFTRKLLEARKQNEYLVFRMSQTQFTNAQKNQYRNKRRNNTAEPIVVINHLDKNRDVKAMVDNLLAKSAFSDASSIFVVVQSDDNEAGNSSDGRNSTICIQMSENPTKWKNKIGGNPDKARRKLSSVSHGVKISAKGKKYLLQELPTAVFSQNPKEPLSISKNQPVEKNNVLKEVLAEEKEEKTDFIENVIENIKEKPKDKTTEAREDLNENSKDRTKDKDDTNHKLCQATIPNEKVPVAEHRCEIVSMDTTADRPCCCQIWSQDKYLAAKVMSAQINPLLVKQAIDMEQHGSYISLDLAPSPETHYRVPQSTTRGHGVKKTPQEVCMASTEQAPQKCQCSPEKLREMLELAIKAGRNRNFRSVGVEVKTLTSTQRDNKGDCKACLKNKSP comes from the exons ATGAAGGTCTTAGAGAGTATTTAcgttaataaaaaactacaacATGAACTGTCTTATTTCAACGAAGACAAACCACCGTGCCAAGAAAATTATGACGTAATAATCcgtaaaaagaaaagaaagaaacacAATATGAATAAAACGTGCAAGCGCACTCAACAGCCATCTATCGCATTCCTTATATCCAAGCCATGTAtttcaaaaaagataaaagcaGTCGCTACACGTACCAGCATGCccgaactaaataaaaatacaaattctgcTCCGAATCGTAATAGGAGCTACATTGGAATACATGAGCAGAATGCGGCGCCATTTCACTCAAAATTTACGATCAATATGGTATCTGAATATGACAAAGCTGTCAACCCCTTCTTCCACAGTCAAACTAAATGGAAGATATACCGTTGTCAAATAGGTACCACAGAAGAAAGTTGTTGTTGTTCTTGTAACTCTGATGCTATGTTTGAAGTCATGAAAAGCCTATACGattgttataaaaagaaaaattgtgaTCATTGTGAATGTATACTTTGTGGCCACAAACATCGTGAAGAGAGGCGACTGGGAGAGCTTAGAAAATCTTTAGGGGTTATTGAACCCACCGTTAGCGCAAAGACgctaaaagaaaaagtaaaggCAGCCGAAAAACTACTAGAAGGAAAGAGTACAGCCGAAAAAGAGCAGATATTAAAAGATTTAGTTAAGTCTAAGCAACCTTTGCCAACAGGAAAGACATCGTCTGAGAAATCATTGATTAAAAAGGTTCGAACTGAGCTAGGATTACCACCACCACCTGAAACGGCAGCTGCTAAAGCTAAAATGAGCAAAGCCCAAGCGGCCGGTTTAATAACACCATTAGAAGGGAAAACTGCAGccgaaaaagaaaaaatacttaaagctCAAGCCGCTATGGGCATTGAGCTCCCCAAAGGGAGAACGGCATCAGAAATGGCTCTAATTAGTAAAGTAAAAACAGCCTCAGGAATACCTGTAGGTGTAGCACCAGAAATGGTGCAAACAGCAAAAGCCCCAGGACAAATAACACCCCTTAAGGGTAAAACGCCAGCACAAAGGGAAAAGGTCTTAAGAGGCCTGGCCATGCAAGGCATCCCTCTACCAGAGGGCAAAACACCATCTGACCGAAAGCTAAATGACAAGGTACGCGCAGATCTTGGCCTGCCTCCggaaccaaaatcaaaatcgataAGAGAAAAGCATACACAAGCAGCAAACATAGGTCTGCTACAGCCATTGGAAGGTAAAACCGCAGCCGAAAAAGAGAAAATCCTACAAGGTTTCTATGACATGGGTATTCCGCTGCCTGAAGGACGTACTGCCTCAGAAAAAGCCCTGATTGCCAAGATAAAAGCAAAGTCTGGAGCAGCTGAAGCGGTGCCGTCGAAACAATTAGCAAAAGGTAAAGGTGCGGGAGTTCTAACACCTTTAAAGGGTAAGTCACCTGCggaaaaagaaaagatattaCGAGGATTGGCTATGTCTGGCATACCCTTGCCAGAAGGTAGAACTGCTTCAGAAAAAAGACTGATTGATAAGGTCCGCGCTGACCTTGGTTTACCACCCGAGCCCCGAACTCCAGATATGAGAAAAAAACATGAACAAGCTGCCGAAGCTGGAATTTTGCAGCCATTGGAAGGCAAGtcactaaaagaaaaagaagtgaATTTGAGAAAATTGCAAGATTTAGGTATTCCTTTACCCGAGGGTCGAACGGCATCGGAAAAAGCTTTGATAGCCAAAATCCTAGCAGAATTATTTACGGACAAGCTAGCACCATCAGAGAAGATGCGTAAGGCAAAGGCTGCAGGCCTCATTACGCCTTTGAAAGGTAAGACACCAGATCACAAAGAAAGAATCTTGAGAGGATTGGCAATGTACGGAATCCCCCTACCTGAGGGAAAAACTGCTTCGGAAAAAAAGCTTATCAACAAAGTAATAGCCGACCTTGGACTGCCACCAGAGGCTACAACACCAGAGGCGAGAGCAAAGTATGAAAAAGCAGCAAACGTTGGTATATTGTTCCCACTTGAAGGCAAAACGCAAAAGCAAAAGGAAGACATTTTACAAGGTTTGTATGACATGGGTATACCCTTACCTGAAGGACGTACAGCCTCGGAAAAAGCCTTGATTGCCAAGATAAAAGCCAAGTCCCGACCATCAGAAGCAGTACCATCAAAGAAATTAGCAAAAGCAAAAGGTGCGGGAGTACTAACACCTTTAAAAGGTAAGTCACCTGCggaaaaagaaaagatattaCGAGGATTGGCTATGTCTGGCATACCCTTGCCAGAAGGCAGAACTGCTTCAGAAAAAAGACTGATTGATAAGGTCCGCGCTGACCTTGGTTTACCACCCGAGCCCCGAACTCCAGATATGAGAAAAAAACATGAACAAGCTGCCGAAGCTGGAATTTTGCAGCCATTGGAAGGCAAGtcactaaaagaaaaagaagtgaATTTGAGAAAATTGCAAGATTTAGGTATTCCTTTACCCGAGGGTCGAACGGCATCGGAAAAAGCTTTGATAGCCAAAATCCTAGCAGAATTATTTACGGACAAGCTAGCACCATCAGAGAAGATGCGCAAGGCAAAGGCTGCAGGCCTCATTACGCCTTTGAGAGGAAAGACACCAGATCACAAAGAAAGAATCTTGAGAGGATTGGCAATGTACGGAATCCCCCTACCTGAGGGAAAAACTGCTTCGGAAAAAAAGCTTATCAACAAAGTAATAGCCGACCTTGGACTGCCACCAGAGGCTACAACACCAGAGGCGAGAGCAAAGTATGAAAAAGCAGCAAACGTTGGTATATTGTTCCCACTTGAAGGCAAAACGCAAAAGCAAAAGGAAGACATTTTACAAGGTTTGTATGACATGGGTATACCCTTACCTGAAGGACGTACAGCCTCGGAAAAAGCCTTGATTGCCAAGATAAAAGCCAAGTCCCGACCATCAGAAGCAGTACCATCAAAGAAATTAGCAAAAGCAAAAGGTGCGGGAGTACTAACACCTTTAAAAGGTAAGTCACCTGCggaaaaagaaaagatattaCGAGGATTGGCTATGTCTGGCATACCCTTGCCAGAAGGTAGAACTGCTTCAGAAAAAAGACTGATTGATAAGGTCCGCGCTGACCTTGGTTTACCACCCGAGCCCCGAACTCCAGATATGAGAAAAAAACATGAACAAGCTGCCGAAGCTGGAATTTTACAGCCATTGGAAGGCAAGtcactaaaagaaaaagaagtgaATTTGAGAAAATTGCAAGATTTAGGTATTCCTTTACCCGAGGGTCGAACGGCATCGGAAAAAGCTTTGATAGCCAAAATCCTAGCAGAATTATTTACGGACAAGCTAGCACCATCAGAGAAGATGCGCAAGGCAAAGGCTGCAGGCCTCATTACGCCTTTGAGAGGAAAGACACCAGATCACAAAGAAAGAATCTTGAGAGGATTGGCAATGTACGGAATCCCCTTACCTGAGGGAAAAACTGCTTCGGAAAAAAAGCTTATCAACAAAGTAATAAACGACCTTGGATTGCCACCAGAGGCTACAACACCAGAGGCGAGAGCAAAGTATGAAAAAGCAGCAAATGTTGGTATATTGTTCCCACTTGAAGGCAAAACGCAAAAGCAAAAGGAAGACATTTTACAAGGTTTGTATGACATGGGTATACCCTTACCTGAAGGACGTACAGCCTCGGAAAAAGCCTTGATTGCCAAGATAAAAGCCAAGTCCCGACCATCAGAAGCAGTACCATCAAAGAAATTAGCAAAAGCAAAAGGTGCGGGAGTACTAACACCTTTAAAGGGTAAGTCACCAGCggaaaaagaaaagatattaCGAGGATTGGCTATGTCTGGCATACCCTTGCCAGAAGGTAGAACTGCTTCAGAAAAAAGACTGATTGATAAGGTCCGCGCTGACCTTGGTTTACCACCCGAGCCCCGAACTCCAGATATGAGAAAAAAACATGAACAAGCTGCCGAAGCTGGAATTTTGCAGCCATTGGAAGGCAAGtcactaaaagaaaaagaagtgaATTTGAGAAAATTGCAAGATTTAGGAATTCCTTTACCCGAGGGTCGAACGGCATCGGAAAAAGCTTTGATAGCCAAAATCCTAGCAGAATTATTTACGGACAAGCTAGCACCATCAGAGAAGATGCGTAAGGCAAAGGCTGCAGGCCTCATTACGCCTTTGAGAGGAAAGACACCAGATCACAAAGAAAGAATCTTGAGAGGATTGGCAATGTACGGAATCCCCCTACCTGAGGGAAAAACTGCTTCGGAAAAAAAGCTTATCAACAAAGTAATAGCCGACCTTGGATTGCCACCAGAGGCTACAACACCAGAGGCGAGAGCAAAGTATGAAAAAGCAGCAAATGCCGGTAAATTGTTGCCGCTTGAAGGCAAAACGCGAAAGCAAAAAGAGGACATTTTATATGGTTTGCATGGTATGGGTATACCCTTACCTGAAGGACGTACAGCCTCAGAAAAATCACTTATTGCTAAATTCAAAGCAAAATTACGCGCAGTTGCaccatcagaaaaaaaaccGGGCGCAGTGGCTGCTGGGCTAAAATCGCCTCTTGAAGGCAAATCTCCGGCAGAGATAGAAAAATTACTTCGAGATCTCGCAATGCGAGGTGTGCCACTACCAGAAGGCAGATCATCATCACAAAAGAAGTTAATTGAAAAGATAAGAAATGAACTTGGTTTACCTCCTGAACCTACAACTGCATCCATGAAAAATAAGCATGTCAAAGCCGCCGAGGTTGGGTTACTGCTACCACTAGAAGGAAAATCACCTAAAGAAAAGGAAAAGATCCTGAAAGGACTACTTGATATGGGGGTTCCTCTACCTGAAGGTAGAACATCATCTGAAAAAGCACTCATatccaaattaaaaagtaaaggcGCGGCATCTATAACTACGGACAAGATAAGAAAGGCTAAAGCCGCCGGTTTGTTGACACCACTTGCAGGTAAATCAGCCGAACAAAGACAAAAAGTTGTTAAGGGTTTAGCTAAAGCTGGTTTACCTTTGCCAGAAGGCAAGACATCATCAGAAAAATCCGTAATACGTAAAGTGAAGAAAGAAACTGGTATACCTGATACTACCCCATCGGAAAAATTACGCAAAGCTAAGGCTGCTGGTCTCTTGACTCCTTTAGAAGGAAAAGCACCAGCCAAGCGAGAAAAAATACTTCGGGGCAGAGCGGCAGCAGGCTTACCACTGCCAGTAGGCAAATCGCCCTCAGAAAGAGCTTTATTACAGAAAATTAAAGATGATACAGGCCACGTGACACCGTCACCATCTGAGAGGCTAAGAAGAGCTAAAGCTGCTGGTTTAGTGACACCTTTAAAAGGAAAATCATCTACAGCTAAAGAAAAGATACTCAAAGACATGTTGGCTGCCGGAGTTCCCATTCCAGAGGGTGAAACTTCATCTGAAAAGGAATTAATAAAGAAACTGACAGCAGAACATCCCAAAACACCATCGGTAAAGGTAAAACCGACAAAAGCCGCTGGTGTATTATCACCATTGGAGGGAAAGACTCCtgcccaaaaagaaaaaaatctaagagGATTAGTCAAAGCTAGAATTCCGTTGCCAGAGGGTAAGACACCGTcggaaaaagaaataataaacaaagttcGTAAAGACATGGGTTTACCACCGGAGCCAAAAACTCCGTCATTAAGAGAAAAGATGCGTAAAGCTCAAGCTGCAGGCTTATTAACACCACTAGAAGGAAAAAGCGCTGCACAAAAAGAAAAGATCATAAAAGGATTGGTCGAAGCTGGTATACCTTTACCCATAGGGAGAACAGCGTCAGAAATAGCACTGATAGAGAGAATACTAGCAGCGCTTAATGCACCCAAAGTACCATCGGCGAAATTAAGAAAAGCAAAAGCAGCTGGCCTAATGACTCCACTTAAGGGAAAAAGTGCTGCAGAAAGAGAACGAATTTTACGAGGGTTGGCGGACCTCGGTTTACCACTGCCAGAAGCTAGAACAGCATCTGACAGGAAAATTGAGGATAAAGTTCGCACTGAACTTGGCCTACCACCTGAACCAAAAACTCCATCTATGAGAGAGAAACACGAAAAAGCTTCGACTGCAGGTGTGCTTGTTCCATTAGAAGGATTATCAAACGCAGGCAAAGAAAAGGTCTTAAAGGCTCAGTTAGATTTGGGCTTAGATTTACCTGAAGGGAGAACTCCATCAGAAAAAGCTTTGATTGCCAAAGTGAAAGGCTTAGGAATCAAAGAAACAGCATCCGAGAAGTTACGAAAGGCAAAATCAGCTGGTTTAGTGACGCCCATCGCAGGAAAAAGTGCAGcacaaaaagaaaagattatGCGAGGCTTAGCCGAAATAGGATTACCACTTCCCGAAGCCAAAAGTGCGTCAGACAAAGCTTTGGCACACAAAGTCCGGACAGACCTTGGTTTACCACCGGAACCAAAAACTCCATCGATGAAAGTGAAACATGAAAAGGCTTCTGAAGCGGGTGTTCTTGTGCCTCTTGAAGGATTATCAAAGGCGGACAAAGAAAAAGTCCTTAAAGCTCAGGCAAGTATGGGCTTACCTTTACCCGAAGGAAGAACTTCCTCAGAGAAAGAAATGATTGCGAAAATTAGAGCTGAATCTAAACGATTTGCTAAGATCCCATCGGAAAAGTTGCGAAAAGCAAAAGCTGCTGGTTTATTAACACCTATGGAAGGCAAAAGTAAAGCACAGAAAGAAAAACTGTTGAGAGCATTGGCAATGCTTGGTATACCACTTCCAGAAGCCAAAACTGTGTCagataaaaaattaactgaCAAAGTCCGCGCCGAGCTTGGAGTTCCACCTGAACCTAAAACTCCGTCAATGAAAGAGAGACACGAAAAAGCCTCGGCTGACGGAGTTCTCATACCCTTAGAAGGTTTACCACCTGCAGAGAAAGAAAAGGTTCTTCGAGCTCAGTTTGATCGTGGTATGATTTTACCAGAAGGCCGGACAGCATCAGAGAAAGCTTTAATCGCTAAAATTAAAGGAGAGAAGGAACCAGCAAAAGTACCACCAGAAAAGCTTAAAAAAGCAAAAGCAGCTGGCTTGCTTACGCCATTGGAAGGAAAATCAGCGGcagacaaagaaaaaatcattaaaggtcTAGCTGAGGCCGGACTACCTTTACCCGAGGGAAAAACCGCATCCGAAAAGTCAATAATTCATAAAGTTAGAACCCAACTTGGAATCCCTCCTCCTGCAAAAACCCCATCAGAAAAAGCAGTTGTTCATAAAGCAAAAGCAGAAGGGCTATTTACACCCATTTCAGGAAAACCACCcgctgaaaaagaaaaaattctCAAAGGCCTCGCTGAAGCAGGCTTACCGATGCCTGTTGGACAAACAGCATCCGAAAAAGCAATGATAAAAAAGATAAGAAGTGAATCTGGATTACCTGCACAGGCTACAGCATCAGAAAAaatgggaaaaataaaaacaaaatctaaaaaaattgGAGTTGCACAGGGAATCGCAGGAGAAGAGTATGAAGATATTAAGAAAACAACTAAATGCGATCGCGGTTGCGGGTGTGACAAGAAACGAATTAGGTTTAAACACAGTTACGTGAAAATTAGGGTGACCTCTCCCGACATATCTTCCCTCTGTTCTTGCCCCTATGAGTGTCTTCCAGGGGTTAAATCCGGGGCCTTTATTGACAACGATGGCATCAAAGTGACGGTCGGAAGCGCCGTTGGCATACCTTCCTACTCTGGAGAAGACAGTTATATGACCTCACATAAAATTCGTAATGCTACTTTTAGAGGGTGGGCTGATAATCGTAAAGCTCactttaatgataaaaaaattaagactttgtttgacaaaaacaataaatcacCGATGATGAGATTTGAAAACTTAGAATCTGAATGCGATGTTAGCGAAGATCGAGACGATATTTTCCTAAACACCACAAGTTCTGACGTGAGCGATGGCAGTGTTTTCCAACTGCAATACCGTCTCCCGCATAACGTTACTGAAAGCGAACAAAGTTACTTATATTGCGAGGGATGGGCCGGTGAACCtaacgaaatatttaaaacccTTAGACGTTTCAAGTCATCAGGCATTCTTTACCCAGAGGCTGTTTCGAATGATTATAAGATAACGGAAGGTTCCTCTCGCAGCAGTTTCGAGTCAGTTATGATTATAGACAGTGAAACATCTTTAAGTTTGACAACAAACTCTAGTGACAGCATGGATACAATTAGTGTGATGTCCTTTGCAGACAGTAGTGTCACATCTAATTCCTCGCATTATTTCGGTTACCAGCTATTCGAAGACCTTTATAGTCATAGCTCCAACGAAGAGGAACGCTCAATAAGTAGAATTGACTATGACACTTACGGAACAGTAACAAG CAATAGCAACCATCTGCTACGTGAGTCGGCTCCTTTTACATCACacttaaacaattttacaagaaaGCTGTTAGAAGCAAGGAAACAAAACGAGTATTTAGTCTTCAGGATGTCGCAAACACAGTTCACAAACgcacaaaaaaatcaatatagAAATAAACGCCGCAATAATACAGCAGAACCCATTGTTGTAATCAACCATTTGGATAAAAATCGTGATGTTAAAGCGATGGTCGACAACCTATTAGCTAAGAGTGCATTTTCTGACGCTTCATCAATATTTGTGGTGGTACAATCTGACGACAATGAAGCGGGAAACTCATCTGATGGCCGAAATTCTACTATATGTATTCAAATGAGCGAAAACCCCACTAAATGGAAGAACAAGATTGGAGGTAATCCAG ACAAAGCCCGAAGAAAACTGTCATCAGTATCGCATGGTGTAAAGATATCtgcaaaaggaaaaaaatatttattgcaagaGCTACCCACAGCTGTTTTCTCACAAAATCCCAAAGAACCCCTCTCCATCTCAAAAAATCAACCTGTGGAAAAGAACAATGTCCTAAAAGAAGTACTTGctgaagaaaaagaagaaaagacgGATTTCATCGAAAATGTAATAGAGAACATTAAAGAAAAGCCAAAAGATAAAACCACAGAAGCTAGAGAAGATCTAAATGAAAATTCGAAAGACAGGACTAAAGACAAGGATGATACAAATCACAAGCTGTGCCAAGCTACAATACCGAATGAAAAAGTGCCAGTCGCAGAACACAGATGTGAAATAGTCAGCATGGACACGACAGCCGATAGACCTTGTTGCTGTCAAATATGGTCGCAAGACAAGTATTTGGCTGCCAAGGTCATGTCAGCGCAAATCAATCCGCTCCTAGTAAAACAAG CAATCGATATGGAACAACATGGATCATATATATCACTGGACCTGGCACCGTCTCCGGAGACTCACTACCGTGTACCCCAATCCACCACTCGAGGCCATGGAGTGAAGAAGACACCTCAAGAAGTATGCATGGCGTCAACGGAACAGGCGCCGCAAAAATGTCAATGCAGCCCAGAAAAACTAAGAGAAATGTTAGAACTAGCTATTAAAGCAGGAAGAAACAGGAATTTTAGATCGGTCGGTGTTGAGGTAAAAACGTTAACAAGCACGCAAAGAG ACAACAAAGGCGACTGCAAGGCttgccttaaaaataaatccccT